In Pseudostreptobacillus hongkongensis, a single window of DNA contains:
- a CDS encoding ABC transporter ATP-binding protein produces MLKLEIENLCIEFENKVIVKDINLKVNKGELVSIVGVSGTGKSTIFNAVAGLISPKYGNIYLNKENIVNKKGKVSYMLQKDLLLPFRTTIDNIALPLLIKGVNKEEAYKKINNYIDKFGLKNQEFKYPNKLSGGQRQRAALLRTYMFSSDMILLDEPFSALDFITKKNIHKWYMDIRKELNLTTLLITHDIDEAIYLSDKISILASNGEYSTLSKEIEINLENRDNTSPEFNNIKRKILNLMHIE; encoded by the coding sequence ATGTTAAAATTAGAAATAGAAAATTTATGTATAGAATTTGAAAATAAGGTCATAGTTAAAGATATAAATCTTAAGGTTAATAAAGGCGAACTAGTTAGTATAGTAGGTGTTTCTGGTACAGGAAAAAGTACTATATTTAATGCTGTTGCCGGACTTATATCACCTAAGTATGGAAATATCTACTTAAATAAAGAAAATATAGTTAATAAAAAGGGCAAAGTAAGCTATATGTTACAAAAAGACTTACTTCTACCTTTTAGAACTACTATAGATAATATTGCTCTACCCTTATTAATAAAAGGAGTTAATAAAGAAGAAGCATATAAAAAAATTAATAATTATATAGATAAGTTTGGATTAAAAAATCAAGAATTTAAATATCCAAATAAATTATCAGGTGGGCAAAGGCAAAGAGCTGCATTACTTAGAACATATATGTTTTCTAGTGATATGATATTACTTGATGAACCATTTTCAGCACTTGATTTTATCACTAAAAAGAATATACATAAATGGTATATGGATATACGTAAAGAACTTAATTTAACCACTTTACTTATAACCCACGATATAGACGAAGCTATATATCTTTCTGATAAGATATCTATATTAGCTTCAAATGGAGAATATTCAACTCTTAGTAAAGAAATAGAAATTAATCTAGAAAATAGAGATAATACTAGTCCAGAATTTAATAATATTAAAAGAAAAATTTTAAATTTAATGCATATAGAATAA